The proteins below are encoded in one region of Polynucleobacter sp. AP-Nino-20-G2:
- a CDS encoding accessory factor UbiK family protein, producing the protein MQKPGEILEQIQRIASDMQNKVGDAIRNSPAQEIEKNVRAMMNQGFQKMDLVTREEFELQSKVLSKTREKLELLEAKVAALEKSQ; encoded by the coding sequence ATGCAAAAACCAGGCGAAATCCTAGAACAAATCCAGCGCATTGCTAGCGATATGCAAAACAAGGTTGGGGATGCCATCCGTAATTCACCGGCACAAGAAATTGAAAAAAATGTGCGCGCGATGATGAATCAAGGTTTTCAAAAAATGGACCTGGTTACACGCGAAGAGTTTGAGTTGCAATCTAAGGTGCTATCTAAGACCAGAGAAAAACTAGAGCTTCTAGAAGCTAAAGTAGCAGCCTTAGAAAAATCCCAATAA
- the lipA gene encoding lipoyl synthase, protein MTTNKPDLDSTVHARQDVNYDASRKQKSSEKTARIPIKIVPLEEVLKKPDWIRVKAASGNSRFAEIKKILRENELVTVCEEASCPNIGECFGKGTATFMIMGDKCTRRCPFCDVGHGRPDPLDEKEPANLARTIAALKLNYVVITSVDRDDLRDGGAMHYVDCISQSRELSPNTRIEVLVPDFRGRLDKALDIFSEHAPAGLPDVMNHNLETVPRLYKQARPGADYAHSLKLLKDFKERFPHIPTKSGLMVGLGETDEEILEVMRDMREHNIDMLTIGQYLAPSGHHLPVQRYVHPDVFKRFEEEAYAMGFSHAAVGAMVRSSYHADQQAHGAGVV, encoded by the coding sequence ATGACTACGAATAAGCCGGATCTCGACTCTACTGTCCACGCACGCCAGGATGTGAATTACGATGCTTCGCGTAAGCAAAAATCGAGCGAAAAAACTGCCCGTATACCAATCAAGATTGTTCCGCTAGAGGAAGTTCTAAAGAAGCCAGACTGGATTCGGGTGAAGGCGGCCTCTGGAAACTCCCGCTTTGCTGAAATCAAAAAAATATTGCGCGAGAATGAATTGGTCACCGTTTGTGAAGAGGCGAGCTGCCCCAATATCGGTGAGTGCTTTGGTAAAGGCACTGCCACCTTCATGATCATGGGTGATAAATGCACGCGTCGTTGCCCATTTTGCGATGTGGGCCATGGCAGACCAGATCCTCTTGATGAAAAAGAGCCGGCTAATTTAGCGCGTACGATTGCCGCCCTGAAATTAAATTATGTTGTGATCACTAGCGTCGACCGAGATGATTTGCGTGATGGTGGTGCAATGCATTATGTGGATTGCATTTCTCAATCGAGAGAGTTATCTCCCAACACTCGTATTGAAGTCTTGGTCCCGGATTTCCGTGGCCGTTTAGATAAAGCTTTGGATATTTTTTCGGAACATGCGCCAGCTGGTTTGCCTGATGTGATGAACCATAATCTTGAGACAGTCCCACGTTTATATAAGCAGGCGCGGCCTGGTGCTGACTACGCTCACTCTTTAAAACTCTTAAAAGATTTCAAAGAACGTTTCCCGCATATCCCAACAAAGAGTGGTTTGATGGTGGGCCTGGGTGAAACTGATGAAGAGATTTTGGAGGTGATGCGTGATATGCGTGAGCACAATATCGACATGCTCACGATCGGGCAATATCTAGCCCCATCTGGCCATCACTTGCCGGTACAACGTTATGTACACCCTGATGTATTCAAGCGCTTTGAGGAAGAGGCTTATGCCATGGGCTTCTCTCATGCGGCGGTCGGCGCCATGGTCCGGTCTAGTTATCACGCTGATCAACAGGCGCACGGAGCTGGAGTTGTCTAA
- the lipB gene encoding lipoyl(octanoyl) transferase LipB codes for MPILVKHLGIANYESTYQAMRDFTQHRDSGTPDEIWVLEHPPVFTLGLAGDPENLHTPSNQIPMVQVDRGGEITYHGPGQIVVYLLLDLRRLGLFVKELVSRIEQALIDTLADFGLQAERHPGAPGIYVAQDANVAPENRGAKIAALGLKVSKGCSYHGLALNVATDLGAFARIHPCGYEGLKTVDMQTLGIKDNTDIIGQALLGHLQKQLITS; via the coding sequence ATGCCCATTTTAGTCAAGCATCTAGGCATTGCTAATTACGAATCGACTTATCAGGCGATGCGTGACTTTACCCAACATCGTGATAGCGGCACTCCAGATGAAATCTGGGTGCTTGAGCATCCGCCCGTATTTACTTTAGGCCTTGCTGGCGATCCAGAAAACCTCCACACCCCTAGTAATCAAATTCCAATGGTGCAGGTAGATCGAGGTGGTGAGATTACGTATCACGGGCCTGGGCAGATTGTGGTGTATCTGCTGTTGGATCTGAGGCGTTTAGGTTTATTTGTAAAAGAGTTGGTTTCTAGAATCGAACAGGCCTTAATTGATACTTTGGCAGATTTTGGCTTGCAGGCAGAGAGACATCCCGGCGCACCCGGTATTTATGTCGCACAGGATGCCAATGTGGCTCCGGAGAATCGCGGCGCCAAGATTGCCGCCTTGGGGCTCAAGGTCTCAAAAGGCTGCTCCTATCACGGCCTAGCGCTAAATGTCGCAACGGATTTAGGGGCATTTGCTCGGATCCACCCTTGTGGTTATGAGGGCTTAAAGACCGTCGATATGCAAACCCTTGGGATCAAGGACAATACAGACATTATTGGCCAAGCCCTATTGGGGCATTTGCAGAAGCAACTCATTACATCATGA
- a CDS encoding YbeD family protein encodes MTEDRKSLIEYPSEFPIKVMGKASPEYLPAILHIARQFDPTFDESKVEQRPSKDGNYLGITLPITATSREQLDELYRTLSTHPLVSIVL; translated from the coding sequence ATGACCGAAGATAGAAAATCTCTTATTGAGTACCCATCTGAATTTCCGATCAAAGTGATGGGCAAGGCAAGCCCAGAATATCTACCAGCGATCTTGCATATTGCTCGGCAATTCGATCCAACATTTGATGAGAGCAAGGTTGAGCAAAGACCTTCTAAAGATGGCAACTATTTGGGCATTACCCTGCCGATTACGGCAACTAGTCGTGAGCAGTTGGATGAGTTGTATCGTACGCTTTCTACGCATCCATTGGTAAGCATAGTTCTCTAA
- a CDS encoding alpha/beta hydrolase has translation MNGRTKIIHIDGVVGQIEMSIDLPDELKNNPEFSVRGLALVAHPHPLMGGTMDNKVAQTMARAFNQLGYVSVRPNFRGVGATAGVHDDGIGEMEDLLHVTDWMRTPSSWTEVEATAHQGWIHEANMLPLVVSGFSFGSYVGTHLVQRLSELGRPAERLVMVGSAAGKWDLAPAPADTILIHGEVDETIPLIDVLDWARPQELTVQVVPGADHFFHRRLHCIRNIITGAWLGMPDHRNH, from the coding sequence ATGAATGGTCGTACAAAAATAATTCATATTGACGGTGTGGTGGGACAGATTGAAATGTCCATCGATTTGCCTGATGAATTAAAAAATAATCCAGAGTTCTCTGTAAGAGGTTTGGCATTGGTGGCGCATCCACATCCATTGATGGGTGGCACGATGGATAACAAGGTGGCGCAAACAATGGCACGCGCATTTAACCAATTGGGGTATGTCAGTGTGCGTCCCAATTTCCGTGGAGTGGGCGCTACAGCTGGTGTTCATGATGATGGTATTGGTGAGATGGAGGATTTATTGCATGTCACCGACTGGATGCGTACTCCTTCAAGCTGGACAGAGGTTGAAGCGACAGCGCATCAGGGCTGGATTCATGAGGCCAATATGTTGCCCTTGGTAGTTTCCGGCTTTTCATTTGGCAGTTATGTGGGCACGCATCTCGTTCAAAGATTGTCGGAGCTTGGTCGTCCAGCAGAGCGCCTTGTGATGGTGGGTAGCGCTGCTGGCAAGTGGGATCTGGCTCCTGCGCCAGCAGATACTATTTTGATTCATGGAGAAGTGGATGAAACTATTCCATTGATTGATGTTTTGGATTGGGCGCGCCCACAAGAGTTAACTGTTCAAGTGGTTCCTGGCGCAGATCATTTTTTCCATCGCCGCTTGCACTGTATTCGCAACATCATTACTGGTGCTTGGCTAGGAATGCCAGATCATCGTAATCATTAA
- a CDS encoding ferredoxin, with the protein MSFKHHVFFCLNQRSNGEECCEQHNAFALFEYAKNRVKELALSGPGKTRINKAGCLDRCADGPVMVVYPEGVWYTFVDTEDVEEIIQSHLIQGRPVERLQLV; encoded by the coding sequence ATGAGCTTTAAACACCATGTATTTTTCTGTCTCAATCAGCGCAGTAATGGGGAGGAGTGTTGTGAGCAACACAACGCATTCGCACTATTCGAGTATGCAAAAAATCGCGTGAAAGAGCTCGCCCTTTCTGGTCCCGGGAAGACTCGGATTAATAAGGCTGGATGCTTAGACCGATGTGCTGATGGCCCCGTCATGGTGGTGTATCCAGAAGGTGTTTGGTATACATTTGTTGATACCGAAGATGTTGAAGAAATCATTCAATCTCATTTAATTCAGGGGCGTCCAGTAGAGCGCCTGCAGTTGGTTTAG
- a CDS encoding VanZ family protein — protein sequence MHHEDHRPRKFVWPLQAMPLARAISLSYALLIIYVSLNPFDFSFENGVSPWAWLDAPLPRFITLFDVSVNILAYIPLGFLLVFACYPRWRNFVALGIALSFSAVLAFSVESLQSWLPTRIPSQMDWWANVLGGLLGALLAIPLGPQWLSGSAIRRRFDQWFGLNWAACALFLLFPWSQIYPQSSWLGTGVWGHAIFASVDWGTMVINHVVQESIITALCWLGAALLLSLGMRAKAPQWRILNSLLCFTVLIKIIFTALQFGAEFSLLWLTAGAMWGMILGSICLRWALRFSDTTKFWLALASLISATIAINLLPDNPYFVLTLRHWYQGRLLHFNELMQWVSVVWLPLALVWLIRNKSIFHLKP from the coding sequence ATGCATCATGAAGATCATCGTCCTCGCAAGTTTGTTTGGCCCCTCCAGGCCATGCCTTTGGCGAGGGCCATTAGCCTAAGTTATGCCCTTTTAATCATTTATGTGAGCTTGAATCCCTTTGATTTCAGCTTTGAGAATGGGGTTTCCCCATGGGCATGGTTGGATGCTCCTTTGCCGCGGTTTATCACTCTTTTTGATGTATCTGTGAATATCTTGGCTTATATCCCTTTGGGATTTTTGCTGGTTTTTGCGTGTTATCCCCGCTGGCGTAATTTTGTTGCCCTTGGGATTGCTTTGAGCTTTAGTGCTGTTTTGGCCTTTAGCGTGGAATCTCTGCAATCTTGGCTACCCACCCGCATTCCTAGTCAGATGGATTGGTGGGCCAATGTCTTGGGTGGGTTGCTCGGCGCTCTGCTGGCTATCCCGCTGGGACCGCAGTGGCTATCTGGAAGCGCTATTCGACGTCGTTTTGATCAGTGGTTTGGACTGAATTGGGCGGCTTGCGCCTTATTTCTGCTATTTCCTTGGTCGCAAATTTATCCTCAGAGCTCTTGGTTGGGTACTGGAGTCTGGGGACACGCCATCTTTGCTTCCGTAGATTGGGGAACGATGGTGATTAACCATGTCGTTCAAGAGTCTATCATTACGGCCTTGTGTTGGCTTGGCGCAGCTCTCTTGCTATCTTTGGGGATGCGTGCCAAAGCGCCGCAATGGAGAATATTAAATAGTTTGCTTTGCTTCACTGTTTTGATAAAGATTATTTTTACTGCACTGCAATTTGGGGCTGAATTTAGTTTGCTTTGGCTAACTGCTGGTGCCATGTGGGGCATGATCCTGGGTAGTATTTGTTTGAGGTGGGCTTTACGTTTTTCCGATACGACTAAGTTTTGGCTTGCTTTAGCTTCTTTGATTAGTGCCACGATTGCCATTAACCTCTTGCCTGACAACCCCTACTTTGTTCTAACCTTAAGGCATTGGTATCAAGGGCGACTATTGCACTTTAATGAGCTCATGCAGTGGGTTTCGGTAGTATGGTTGCCGTTAGCTTTAGTTTGGCTTATTCGTAACAAATCCATATTTCATTTAAAACCTTGA
- a CDS encoding biotin--[acetyl-CoA-carboxylase] ligase — MSWNCILERVAKTKSTNDDLLERWRTGELIDPVARIAHEQTAGKGRAGRVWLANPSDTLCFSLAYPFQCRPNELSGLSLVIGMAVISGIAAALHLNPAELHQRGLRLKWPNDLLLNNAKLGGILIEGGQTSPTAPTWMIIGVGLNLRHADVIEKNLEDIHSFGVAALDQLISDRKTLPDNEFIWLKLIESFEKHLTDFERHGFTHFKNTWAQWDAFHEQAVSISGAGKETIFGISAGVDDTGALLLSQSNKTIAIHAGDVSLRVQ, encoded by the coding sequence ATGAGCTGGAATTGCATCCTAGAACGTGTCGCCAAAACGAAATCTACCAACGATGATTTGTTAGAGAGATGGCGTACTGGCGAATTAATTGACCCAGTCGCCAGAATTGCCCATGAACAGACCGCAGGTAAAGGCAGAGCTGGGAGGGTTTGGTTAGCTAACCCCAGTGACACCCTGTGCTTCTCATTGGCATACCCCTTTCAATGTCGCCCGAACGAGCTAAGCGGCCTTAGTCTGGTAATTGGGATGGCAGTGATTTCTGGCATCGCAGCAGCCCTCCATCTCAACCCTGCTGAATTGCATCAACGCGGCTTGAGACTCAAATGGCCAAATGATCTCCTTCTCAATAACGCCAAACTAGGCGGCATCCTCATTGAAGGCGGCCAAACAAGCCCGACTGCGCCCACATGGATGATCATCGGTGTCGGCCTGAACTTGCGACATGCTGATGTAATTGAAAAAAATTTAGAGGACATCCATTCCTTCGGAGTGGCGGCATTGGATCAGCTTATTTCTGACCGAAAAACCCTCCCTGACAATGAATTCATTTGGCTAAAACTCATTGAATCCTTTGAAAAACATCTTACCGATTTTGAGCGCCATGGATTTACGCACTTTAAGAACACCTGGGCACAGTGGGATGCGTTTCATGAGCAAGCAGTCTCCATTTCGGGCGCCGGCAAAGAGACGATCTTTGGCATCTCAGCAGGAGTAGATGACACTGGCGCATTACTATTAAGTCAATCCAATAAAACTATTGCCATTCATGCGGGCGATGTTTCTCTGCGAGTTCAATGA
- a CDS encoding type III pantothenate kinase encodes MSLYLLFDVGNTRLKWAAVESTQNIADRNKKLWAYSGSISSKSLESLELRAELSDYIAKTLPKPDAIGYCCVAGDAAIENLQALFPQWKDSAWKQLKGDSPYQGMRTLYEDPAKLGADRWAALIGARALSSTNTLMINAGTATTIDLLGGNGVHYGGWILPGLSLMQESLRSNTAQLPLAERTDTAALQASFGISTNEAIIGGCDAAQIGAILRAAHLAKEMHHPVERIWIDGGNAKILTNEIQKFPELNMLPVESIEGLVLRGLWAWLLQNL; translated from the coding sequence ATGAGTTTGTATTTATTATTCGATGTGGGAAATACTCGCCTGAAATGGGCGGCGGTTGAGTCCACGCAAAATATTGCCGACCGCAATAAAAAACTCTGGGCCTATTCCGGATCCATTAGTAGTAAATCATTGGAATCTCTTGAGCTACGCGCGGAGTTATCTGACTACATTGCAAAAACCTTGCCAAAGCCCGATGCCATTGGATATTGCTGTGTAGCAGGCGATGCCGCTATTGAAAATCTTCAAGCTCTTTTTCCTCAATGGAAAGATAGTGCGTGGAAGCAACTAAAAGGTGACAGCCCTTATCAAGGCATGCGCACTCTGTATGAAGATCCCGCCAAACTGGGAGCTGATCGCTGGGCAGCCCTCATTGGCGCAAGGGCGCTATCGAGCACCAACACCTTAATGATTAACGCTGGTACTGCCACAACAATTGATTTATTAGGCGGCAATGGCGTTCATTACGGCGGCTGGATTTTGCCAGGACTGAGTTTGATGCAAGAGAGTTTGCGCAGCAACACTGCTCAACTTCCCTTGGCTGAACGCACGGATACTGCAGCGCTACAAGCAAGCTTTGGCATATCAACTAATGAGGCAATTATTGGCGGATGCGATGCGGCACAGATTGGAGCAATACTACGCGCAGCTCATTTGGCAAAAGAAATGCATCACCCTGTTGAGCGTATTTGGATTGATGGCGGGAATGCCAAGATTCTGACAAATGAAATTCAGAAATTTCCAGAACTCAACATGCTGCCGGTAGAGTCCATTGAAGGACTGGTACTGCGTGGCCTATGGGCCTGGCTACTTCAAAATCTTTAA
- the rfaE2 gene encoding D-glycero-beta-D-manno-heptose 1-phosphate adenylyltransferase → MTSLPLPSFESKVCSPADLDARIAELPRPLVFTNGVFDILHRGHASYLAQARELGASLVVGVNSDASVKMLGKGDDRPINTEADRQALLAALASVDLTILFTEQTPVSLIAKIRPDIYVKGGDYEIDSLEETRLVKTWGGKAIAIPFLYERSTTTLLGKIRTQ, encoded by the coding sequence ATGACTTCATTACCTTTACCTTCTTTTGAGTCCAAGGTGTGCTCTCCAGCGGATTTGGATGCCCGGATTGCTGAGCTCCCAAGGCCGCTAGTATTCACTAATGGCGTATTCGATATCCTCCATCGCGGACATGCTAGTTATTTGGCTCAGGCCCGTGAATTAGGAGCAAGCCTTGTGGTGGGCGTGAACTCCGATGCTTCGGTCAAGATGCTGGGTAAAGGGGATGATCGCCCAATTAACACTGAGGCTGATCGCCAGGCTCTATTGGCTGCGCTAGCTAGTGTGGATTTGACAATATTGTTCACTGAGCAAACCCCGGTAAGCTTAATTGCCAAAATTCGTCCAGATATCTATGTCAAGGGCGGAGATTATGAAATTGATTCCCTGGAAGAAACGCGTCTAGTGAAAACATGGGGTGGAAAAGCCATTGCCATTCCATTCTTGTATGAGCGATCTACGACGACTCTTTTGGGCAAGATCCGCACTCAGTAA
- a CDS encoding glutathione peroxidase, which produces MIRNLARCLLALLLLVPTLEFAQAAPPASASCSPLLSHTFPRLQDETPQSLCQYQGKVVLVVNTASFCGFTSQYEGLEQLYAKYKDRGFVVLGFPSNDFGQQEPGSNKEIADFCKNTYDVKFPMFAKSSVSGNNPNPLFKMLIAKTGTSPKWNFYKYLIDRRGNAVDSFGSVTKPTSSSLTAEIEKLLGEKI; this is translated from the coding sequence ATGATTCGTAATTTGGCTCGCTGCTTACTAGCCCTGCTTTTGTTAGTCCCTACACTGGAATTCGCCCAAGCCGCACCCCCCGCTTCTGCTAGCTGCAGCCCACTTTTGTCCCATACCTTTCCAAGATTGCAGGACGAAACGCCACAAAGTCTATGCCAATACCAAGGTAAGGTAGTTCTGGTCGTCAATACAGCCAGCTTTTGCGGATTTACCAGCCAATATGAGGGGCTCGAGCAACTCTATGCCAAATATAAAGATCGCGGCTTTGTGGTTCTGGGATTTCCATCCAATGATTTTGGACAACAAGAGCCAGGCAGTAATAAGGAAATTGCGGACTTCTGTAAGAACACCTACGACGTGAAGTTCCCGATGTTTGCAAAAAGTTCAGTCAGCGGCAATAACCCAAACCCGCTGTTTAAAATGTTGATTGCCAAAACTGGCACTAGTCCAAAATGGAATTTTTACAAATACCTGATTGATCGCCGTGGCAATGCAGTCGACTCATTCGGAAGTGTGACCAAACCCACCAGCAGCAGCCTTACTGCGGAAATTGAGAAATTGCTTGGAGAAAAAATTTAG
- a CDS encoding NAD(P)/FAD-dependent oxidoreductase, whose protein sequence is MSKKKVAIIGAGISGLGCAYALRQHPDLDITIFEGGNHIGGHSNTVDFTLDTPQGSITHGIDTGFLVFNRKTYPRLVRLFEEIGVPIAPSEMSFSVSIDATQKAGHQKKIEWAGNDLNSFFGQRSNLFSLSFWRMAYDILRFNRLATRLAEEQISAKLEYSEPDECIKDFLDRNRFSASFRENYFLPMIGAIWSCSVEQMLEFPIQTMVRFCHNHGLLQIQNRPQWLTVRGGSREYVKLLVSALEKHHVKIVRESVNRVNASHADGHQAEVISQSGSHWFDEVIMACHSDQSLELVHGISQDARNILASVPYQKNRAILHTDTHFLPTTERCWAAWNYTAKSGATPTAQQHVSVNYLINRLQPLPEGLQSTQIIVSLNPLTEPDHRLVHQEIHYSHPVFDMRAVQAQKELPLIQGNSSIWYCGAWTGFGFHEDGLRSGELVAKDLIESIHSHTALGSTQDAQ, encoded by the coding sequence GTGAGTAAGAAAAAAGTTGCCATTATTGGTGCAGGGATTTCTGGTCTGGGGTGCGCATACGCACTTCGTCAACACCCCGATCTAGACATCACGATATTTGAAGGCGGCAATCATATTGGCGGCCATAGCAATACAGTCGACTTCACGCTAGATACCCCTCAGGGATCAATTACACACGGAATTGATACAGGTTTTTTAGTGTTCAATCGCAAAACATATCCCCGCCTCGTTCGCCTGTTTGAAGAAATTGGAGTTCCTATTGCGCCATCGGAAATGTCATTTTCCGTTTCGATTGATGCCACCCAAAAAGCAGGGCATCAGAAAAAAATTGAGTGGGCCGGCAATGATCTCAATTCCTTCTTTGGTCAACGATCCAATCTCTTCTCCCTCTCTTTCTGGAGAATGGCTTACGACATTTTGCGTTTTAATCGTCTAGCCACTAGATTGGCAGAGGAGCAAATCTCCGCAAAGTTGGAGTACTCCGAACCAGATGAATGCATTAAAGACTTTTTAGATCGCAATCGCTTTAGTGCCAGCTTTAGAGAAAATTATTTCTTGCCTATGATTGGAGCGATCTGGTCATGCTCAGTTGAGCAGATGCTCGAGTTCCCGATTCAGACAATGGTGCGCTTCTGTCATAACCATGGGCTTTTACAAATTCAGAATCGCCCTCAATGGTTAACCGTGCGGGGCGGATCGCGAGAATACGTCAAACTCTTGGTTTCCGCTTTAGAAAAACATCACGTCAAAATCGTGCGCGAGTCTGTCAATCGAGTCAACGCTAGTCACGCAGACGGCCATCAGGCGGAAGTCATTAGTCAGTCTGGATCGCACTGGTTTGATGAGGTCATCATGGCTTGCCATAGCGATCAATCGCTTGAGTTGGTGCATGGCATTAGCCAAGACGCTCGTAATATTTTAGCGTCAGTCCCCTATCAAAAGAATCGCGCTATCTTGCATACGGATACCCATTTTTTACCTACAACAGAACGGTGTTGGGCAGCATGGAATTACACCGCCAAGTCTGGAGCAACTCCCACAGCGCAACAGCATGTCAGCGTAAATTACCTGATCAATCGCTTGCAGCCCTTGCCCGAAGGGCTACAGAGTACGCAAATCATTGTTAGCCTGAATCCACTCACAGAACCAGATCACCGTCTCGTGCATCAAGAAATTCATTACTCACATCCAGTGTTCGATATGCGGGCCGTGCAAGCACAAAAGGAACTGCCACTAATTCAAGGCAACTCCTCTATTTGGTATTGCGGCGCATGGACAGGGTTTGGCTTTCACGAAGACGGTCTTCGCTCTGGAGAGCTGGTTGCTAAAGACCTCATCGAATCTATTCACTCCCACACCGCCCTCGGCTCAACCCAAGATGCTCAATAA
- a CDS encoding DUF1365 domain-containing protein, with product MTGATINFGVVKHRRFRPASNTFGYGVFTISIPMRARNANKSLLSKQGLADNRFGLFSFFDSDHGTGNQDSLAWIEKILLENQIGQVDGEIWLQTFPRVLGYVFNPVSFWICTRSNGAVQAVLAEVNNTFGERHCYLLHHDSGKPLQSGETLTSKKVFHVSPFCDVQGEYHFRFLFPQDSKSQSNTVCRIELHENGLPLINTSISGVAEPLNKRVLYLAFLRYPLMSLGVIGRIHWQALKLWLKGVPFYSKPTPPAIEVTR from the coding sequence ATGACTGGTGCGACGATTAACTTTGGAGTGGTAAAGCATCGACGCTTTCGTCCAGCATCGAATACCTTTGGTTATGGCGTCTTTACGATTTCCATTCCTATGCGGGCTAGAAATGCAAACAAGTCATTGCTTAGCAAGCAGGGTTTGGCCGATAACCGCTTCGGGCTATTTTCATTCTTCGATAGTGACCATGGCACAGGAAATCAAGATAGCCTCGCTTGGATTGAGAAGATTCTGCTAGAGAATCAGATTGGCCAGGTTGACGGGGAAATTTGGTTACAAACTTTTCCGCGAGTGCTGGGCTATGTATTCAACCCCGTCAGCTTCTGGATTTGCACAAGATCTAATGGGGCAGTTCAAGCGGTCTTGGCCGAAGTAAATAATACTTTTGGAGAGCGCCACTGCTACCTTCTTCACCATGACTCCGGCAAACCTCTTCAATCTGGTGAAACTTTAACGAGCAAGAAAGTTTTTCATGTCTCCCCTTTCTGCGATGTACAAGGTGAGTATCACTTTCGTTTTTTATTCCCCCAAGATAGCAAATCACAATCAAATACTGTGTGCCGAATTGAACTCCATGAAAACGGCCTCCCACTCATCAACACCAGCATTAGCGGTGTAGCAGAGCCATTAAATAAACGAGTCCTTTACTTAGCTTTTCTGCGCTACCCCCTAATGAGTCTGGGCGTCATTGGACGGATTCATTGGCAAGCATTGAAATTATGGTTAAAAGGTGTACCCTTTTATTCAAAACCAACACCGCCAGCAATTGAGGTTACCCGATGA
- a CDS encoding cyclopropane-fatty-acyl-phospholipid synthase family protein translates to MNRPGQSLLSRLSFSRASVRETQSQRYRLSTETILGLLSQLRSGHLLLTLPNHETKEFGNRADKLHAEIQILDWSVFKQVLSHGDIGFAESYIRGHWNSPDLKAVLELAIRNRVILEKAIYGNWLGSLIYRLKHWLRDNSKSGSRKNIHAHYDLGNAFYTLWLDPTMSYSSAWFSEGEKQSLQEAQRAKIRRILDSIQAKPNDRLLEVGCGWGGFMEEALRNGNQITGLTLSTEQKTFADIRLEQVSAEIGKREQFEVRLQDYRDCAEEFDGIASVEMFEAVGENHWGEYFQTIAKRLKAGGRACIQTIIIAEELFDRYRQSTDFIQQYVFPGGMLPSPSKFKAAAASAGLEVEAEFAFGTDYAKTLCLWRDSFNQKLEDIYRLGFDEAFVRLWNFYLMYCAAGFSEKSIDVVQFTLKHQSPKRSSDQLSS, encoded by the coding sequence ATGAACCGCCCCGGTCAATCACTCCTATCAAGACTCAGTTTTTCCCGCGCTTCTGTGCGCGAAACCCAATCTCAGCGCTATCGCCTTAGTACCGAAACCATCCTGGGTCTTTTGTCACAGTTACGTAGCGGCCACCTTCTCTTAACCCTTCCAAATCATGAAACAAAAGAATTTGGAAATCGCGCAGATAAACTCCATGCGGAAATTCAGATACTCGACTGGTCGGTATTTAAACAAGTTCTATCCCATGGCGATATTGGGTTTGCAGAAAGCTATATCCGAGGCCATTGGAACTCTCCAGACTTAAAAGCTGTTCTAGAACTGGCAATTCGAAATCGCGTCATTCTAGAAAAAGCAATTTATGGAAATTGGCTTGGATCACTCATCTACCGACTCAAACATTGGCTAAGAGATAACTCCAAATCTGGTAGTCGTAAAAATATTCACGCTCACTACGACTTAGGAAATGCCTTCTACACATTGTGGCTTGATCCAACGATGAGCTATTCCAGTGCGTGGTTTTCTGAAGGCGAAAAACAATCTCTTCAAGAAGCGCAACGAGCTAAGATACGGCGCATCCTTGACTCCATTCAAGCAAAACCGAATGACAGATTGCTTGAAGTAGGTTGCGGCTGGGGTGGCTTTATGGAAGAAGCCTTACGCAATGGCAATCAAATTACCGGCCTCACTTTATCGACCGAACAAAAAACTTTTGCAGATATCAGGCTTGAACAGGTATCAGCAGAAATTGGTAAGCGCGAACAATTTGAAGTGCGCCTTCAAGACTATCGAGATTGTGCCGAGGAGTTTGATGGAATCGCCTCAGTTGAAATGTTTGAGGCAGTGGGAGAGAATCACTGGGGCGAATACTTCCAAACCATTGCCAAGCGTCTTAAGGCGGGCGGACGAGCCTGCATTCAAACTATCATTATTGCGGAAGAATTATTTGACCGTTATCGCCAAAGCACGGACTTTATCCAGCAGTATGTTTTCCCAGGAGGGATGCTGCCATCGCCCTCGAAATTTAAAGCGGCGGCGGCAAGCGCTGGCCTTGAGGTGGAGGCAGAATTTGCTTTTGGTACTGATTATGCAAAGACTCTTTGCCTTTGGCGTGACAGCTTTAATCAAAAGCTGGAAGACATCTATCGCCTAGGCTTTGATGAGGCCTTTGTCCGCCTCTGGAATTTCTATCTCATGTATTGTGCTGCTGGGTTTTCCGAGAAATCCATTGATGTGGTGCAATTCACCTTAAAACATCAATCACCAAAACGATCTAGCGATCAACTAAGCTCATGA